In a genomic window of Wyeomyia smithii strain HCP4-BCI-WySm-NY-G18 chromosome 1, ASM2978416v1, whole genome shotgun sequence:
- the LOC129716769 gene encoding uncharacterized protein LOC129716769: protein MEEESNGSLPYLDTKIIHSANQTLSTEWYSKPIASGRLLNYHSFHPLAMKINVATNFIHRVTSLTTNSSITQQKHIIFQHLRRNSYPSALINRLTNSIKQPITAPATPTTNSTPGDNVVPEITYRTMVNIPTLSSILISILKKDYPLVKIALKTIKTTRNLLGPLTDPIEPLQHSNVIYSIPCNDCAKSYIGMTKNQLKTRISGHKSNINKLLASPYQPSEQRTALTQHMIDHEHRFNLSKTEIIDRSYKASDLPILEMCHIQNTPNTVNFRTDVDNLNTTYAGILLTYQNTTSRRSQITLNNNRPTNSPDYSTTDTQSHQP from the coding sequence ATGGAAGAAGAATCCAATGGAAGCCTGCCGTACCTGGACACGAAAATCATTCACTCCGCCAATCAAACACTCAGCACAGAATGGTATTCGAAACCAATAGCATCTGGACGTCTGCTCAATTACCATTCGTTTCACCCACTCGCAATGAAGATAAACGTCGCAACTAACTTCATTCATCGTGTCACCAGTCTGACCACCAACAGCAGCATAACACAACAAAAACACATCATCTTTCAACATCTCCGCCGCAACAGCTATCCATCCGCTCTGATAAACCGCCTCACTAATAGCATCAAACAACCGATAACTGCACCTGCAACACCAACCACCAACAGCACACCGGGAGACAACGTCGTTCCTGAAATTACCTACCGCACTATGGTCAACATTCCGACACTCAGCTCCATTCTAATTAGCATCCTGAAAAAAGACTATCCCCTAGTTAAGATAGCATTAAAAACCATCAAAACAACGAGAAATCTGTTAGGACCACTGACAGATCCAATAGAACCACTACAACACAGCAATGTTATCTATTCGATTCCCTGCAACGATTGTGCCAAATCATATATAGGGATgacaaaaaatcaattgaagacAAGAATCAGTGGACACAAATCCAATATCAACAAATTGCTTGCATCCCCATACCAGCCCAGCGAACAACGAACAGCTCTCACACAACACATGATCGATCATGAACACAGATTCAACCTCAGCAAAACCGAAATAATAGACCGCAGTTACAAAGCTTCTGATCTACCAATACTTGAAATGTGTCATATCCAGAACACACCAAACACAGTTAACTTCAGAACAGATGTAGATAACCTCAACACCACTTACGCAGGCATTCTTCTCACATACCAAAACACCACCTCTCGCAGATCACAGATCACTCTCAATAATAACAGACCAACAAATAGCCCAGATTATAGCACCACAGATACTCAATCACATCAACCATAA